The Polyodon spathula isolate WHYD16114869_AA chromosome 23, ASM1765450v1, whole genome shotgun sequence genome has a window encoding:
- the LOC121297668 gene encoding protein SAND-like — protein MAADVHNRKVTWEIQNGSLAPVDNRRSESPTPGLVEGTEPGAGQENAMFVHTQSFEDLTADSEEAADRDSQSESTSKLSRDISQLSTQEGDQSGEGLDAEQRQEGKPSRRVDEDDVTSETWRQRRKHVFVLSEAGKPIYSRYGTEEALSSTMGVMVALVCFVEAEKNVIKSIHADDYKVVFLRKSPLVLVGVARTRQSEQELSRELLYIYYQIVSLLTLTQLNHIFECKQNYDLRRLLVGSEHLTDSLLNLLDRDPGFLLCAVTCLPLPSSTRDVISSSLQAAKAKNLVFSILLAGNRLVSLVRKKDQYLHHMDLHLLFNLVNSSSSFREGEGWTPICLPKFNPAGFFHAHISYLESASDLCLILVSTDREDFFNLSDCKRRFLERLRRRSAYITLQEALQAPVYSATQVGIPELRHFIYKSKSSGLYTSPELPVPYLAEEEQERLMGLYQYLHSRVHHPKRQLHSIYHCGERENLLAWVTSGFELYLCFSPLGTKALAMTAITKLLKWIRKEEDRLFILSPQTY, from the exons ATGGCTGCTGACGTCCATAATAGAAAGGTGACCTGGGAGATCCAGAATGGATCCTTGGCTCCTGTGGACAATCGACGGAGCGAGAGCCCCACTCCAGGGCTAGTGGAGGGGACAGAGCCAG gtgCTGGGCAGGAGAACGCCATGTTCGTCCACACCCAGTCCTTCGAGGATCTCACTGCAGATAGTGAGGAAGCAGCCGACAGAGACAGCCAATCAGAATCCACCTCCAAGCTGAGTCGTGACATCAGCCAGCTCAGCACACAGGAAGGAGACCAGTCAGGGGAGGGATTAGATGCCGAGCAGAGGCAAGAAGGCAAGCCCAGCAGGAGGGTAGATGAGGATGACGTGACCAGCGAGACATGGAGACAGAGAAGGAAACATGTCTTTGTGCTGAGCGAAGCAGGGAAGCCTATCTACTCCCGATACGGAACAGAGGAGGCTCTATCCAGCACCATGGGAGTGATGGTGGCACTGGTGTGTTTTGTGGAAGCTGAGAAGAATGTCATTAAGTCGATTCATGCAG ATGACTACAAGGTAGTGTTCCTGCGCAAGAGTCCGCTTGTCTTGGTGGGGGTGGCCCGGACAAGACAGTCTGAGCAGGAGCTGTCCCGAGAACTGCTGTACATCTACTACCAGATTGTGAGCCTGCTCACCCTCACACAGCTCAACCACATTTTCGAGTGCAAGCAGAACTATGACCTACGGCGACTGCTGGTCGGCTCTGAACACCTCACAGACAGCCTCCTGAATCTGCTGGACAGAGATCCAGGCTTCCTTCTGTGTGCGGTCACCTGcctgcccctcccctcctccaccagAGATGTGATCAGCTCCAGCCTCCAGGCAGCCAAAGCCAAGAACCTGGTCTTCTCCATCCTGCTGGCGGGGAACCGCCTGGTGTCTCTGGTGAGAAAGAAGGACCAGTATCTCCACCACATGGACCTCCACCTCCTCTTCAACCTGGTGAACTCCTCCAGCTCCTTCCGTGAGGGCGAGGGCTGGACGCCCATCTGTCTTCCCAAATTCAACCCGGCCGGCTTTTTCCACGCCCACATCTCCTATCTGGAGTCAGCCTCTGACCTCTGCCTCATCCTGGTCTCCACTGACCGCGAGGACTTCTTCAACCTGTCTGACTGCAAGCGGCGCTTCCTGGAGCGTCTCCGCCGCCGCAGTGCCTACATCACTCTGCAGGAGGCACTGCAGGCCCCTGTCTACTCTGCCACTCAGGTGGGCATCCCCGAACTGAGGCACTTCATCTATAAGTCCAAGAGTTCTGGTCTCTACACCAG TCCTGAGCTGCCAGTCCCCTACCTGGctgaggaggagcaggagaggCTGATGGGTCTGTACCAGTACCTGCATAGTCGTGTCCACCACCCCAAGCGCCAGCTGCACTCCATCTACCACTGCGGAGAAAGAGAGAACTTGCTGGCTTGG GTGACCAGTGGCTTTGAGCTGTACCTGTGTTTTAGCCCCTTGGGGACCAAGGCACTGGCCATGACTGCCATTACCAAGCTATTAAAATGGATTAGAAAAGAGGAAGATCGCCTCTTCATCCTCAGCCCACAGACATACTGA